A single Paenibacillus sp. FSL R5-0517 DNA region contains:
- a CDS encoding sugar ABC transporter permease, with protein sequence MSELDNRISLPAAKRRVSGTSERRATSLRVQRMRENLLAYGFLAPSLLLFAVFLFYPMFKSVYLSLHSTDPTGQIAAYVGMDNFKAVFQSGLFMQGMKVTLLFVLFTVPTGMLAALILAALTHNRFKGMRVFQFVFSLPVVLSVGSSAVIWKFLFHPTLGMLNYLLGKVGIDPIPWLTSPDWALISISIMTIWMNLGFNYIILSSGLAGIPDEIYESAKIDGAGAMLTFRKISMPLLSPTLFFVTVVSIIGAFQSFGQINILTRGGPMDSTNVFVYSIYQEAFVNFRFGTGSAQALILFVVIMLLTLIQFKWVERKVHYQ encoded by the coding sequence ATGAGTGAGCTTGATAACCGGATCAGCTTGCCCGCGGCCAAACGGCGTGTATCAGGTACGAGTGAGCGCCGGGCAACCTCGCTGCGTGTGCAGCGAATGCGGGAGAATCTGCTGGCCTATGGTTTCCTGGCACCATCGCTGCTTTTGTTTGCAGTGTTTCTGTTTTACCCGATGTTTAAGTCCGTGTACCTTAGTCTGCATTCCACAGATCCGACGGGGCAGATTGCAGCTTATGTAGGAATGGATAACTTCAAGGCGGTGTTCCAATCGGGGCTGTTTATGCAAGGCATGAAAGTGACATTACTATTTGTCCTGTTTACAGTACCTACGGGTATGTTGGCCGCTCTGATTCTGGCTGCACTGACTCACAACCGTTTCAAGGGTATGCGTGTATTCCAATTTGTGTTCTCTCTGCCCGTGGTATTATCCGTCGGTTCGTCAGCGGTCATCTGGAAGTTTCTATTCCATCCGACCCTGGGCATGCTGAATTATCTGCTTGGCAAAGTAGGCATTGACCCAATCCCCTGGCTTACCAGCCCGGACTGGGCACTGATTTCGATCTCCATCATGACCATCTGGATGAACCTCGGATTTAACTACATTATTCTATCCAGTGGTTTGGCAGGCATACCGGATGAGATCTACGAGAGCGCCAAGATTGATGGTGCAGGAGCAATGCTTACGTTTCGTAAAATCTCGATGCCGCTACTGTCACCAACGTTATTTTTTGTTACGGTCGTATCGATCATTGGCGCTTTTCAATCGTTCGGTCAGATCAACATTCTAACCCGGGGTGGCCCGATGGACAGTACAAATGTGTTTGTCTATTCCATCTATCAGGAAGCCTTCGTTAATTTCCGCTTTGGTACAGGTAGTGCACAGGCACTGATCCTGTTCGTGGTAATTATGCTGCTGACCCTGATCCAGTTCAAATGGGTAGAAAGGAAAGTGCATTACCAATGA
- a CDS encoding helix-turn-helix domain-containing protein, which translates to MDHSLHPLFKPIQMNGTYSNSYYVEKIPATGLMAYVACYWESGSLSSTRRDVAKGAGRDQSVISVPARVLPDGCTDMLITYDHVRSKYAYAYCGNYTQPFTIPEPSDDGPPAGDYTFGVRFFPGGAHIFHGMPLEWFTDKRVALQECWPEGLNELQERMAETNSFAERVEVMNAYLNPLSVQTSTSENDLMKNVLHSIFIDGGRMSVQELAMREVISERQLHRRFSEWVGISPKRFSEVVRFHRVLSDIHQGYTADWAMLAQNHGFFDQAHLIRQFRKFYGETPLTAAREHGRMLSDLYNRSVESSVILRS; encoded by the coding sequence GTGGATCACAGCTTGCACCCGTTGTTTAAGCCGATTCAGATGAATGGAACGTATTCGAACAGTTATTATGTTGAGAAAATACCCGCCACCGGCTTAATGGCATATGTGGCCTGTTATTGGGAATCGGGATCTCTTTCAAGCACACGCAGGGATGTTGCTAAGGGAGCAGGTCGAGATCAGTCGGTGATATCTGTACCTGCCCGAGTATTGCCTGATGGTTGCACGGACATGCTGATTACATATGATCACGTCCGTTCAAAGTACGCCTATGCATATTGTGGCAATTATACACAGCCATTCACTATACCTGAGCCATCTGATGATGGTCCTCCTGCTGGAGATTATACTTTTGGTGTCCGGTTCTTCCCAGGTGGAGCGCATATCTTCCATGGCATGCCTCTGGAGTGGTTTACGGATAAGCGAGTTGCCCTTCAGGAATGTTGGCCGGAGGGGCTGAACGAGCTTCAGGAACGGATGGCTGAAACGAATAGTTTTGCAGAACGGGTAGAGGTCATGAACGCATATTTGAATCCGTTGTCCGTGCAGACCAGCACATCTGAGAACGATCTGATGAAAAACGTGTTGCACAGTATTTTTATAGATGGGGGACGTATGAGTGTCCAGGAGCTGGCAATGCGTGAAGTGATCAGTGAACGGCAGTTGCATCGCAGATTCTCGGAATGGGTCGGAATCAGCCCCAAACGATTCAGCGAGGTGGTTCGTTTTCATCGTGTACTGAGCGATATTCATCAGGGGTACACGGCAGACTGGGCCATGCTTGCCCAGAATCATGGTTTTTTTGACCAAGCCCATCTGATTCGGCAATTTCGCAAGTTTTATGGAGAGACTCCGTTGACGGCAGCCAGAGAGCATGGCAGGATGTTGTCCGATTTGTACAATAGATCTGTAGAGTCTTCAGTTATACTAAGATCATGA
- a CDS encoding DUF3021 family protein: MKALLRGGIPFVIMSVIALLLYSQGKFSDAKGTFVASLIALFIGAASVIYNIEHWSLTKQSAVHFMVMVVTIYPILILSGWFTITSVADAFIIFLIFIFVGLILWSALFALAKIFSWS, from the coding sequence ATGAAAGCACTCTTAAGAGGTGGAATACCATTCGTCATTATGAGCGTTATTGCTCTATTACTTTATTCTCAAGGGAAGTTTTCTGATGCTAAAGGTACATTTGTTGCAAGCCTAATCGCTCTTTTTATCGGTGCTGCATCCGTTATCTATAACATAGAACATTGGAGTTTGACTAAACAAAGCGCTGTTCATTTTATGGTGATGGTTGTAACAATTTATCCTATCCTTATATTAAGTGGCTGGTTTACGATTACATCTGTAGCCGATGCATTTATAATTTTTTTGATTTTTATTTTTGTTGGGCTCATTCTATGGTCTGCACTGTTTGCGTTAGCCAAAATTTTTTCTTGGTCATAA
- a CDS encoding ABC transporter substrate-binding protein, protein MKKRGTFALMLAALMLVISACGTKAETSSPASGAQAEAAAAETTQLTWWHSMSGAGEKAINQLASDFNASHPNIQVKPIYQGKYDESLNKLKASMGSDSGPDIIQVYEIGSKFMIDSGMITPVQQFIDKDQFDLSQLEPNIIRYYTIDGKLNAMPFNTSNPILYYNKDMFKAAGLDPENPPKTYEEFEQAAKALAKDGKPGASMAIYGWFMEQFFANQNADYVNNGNGRTEAATESLLNSEAGVKTLTWWKKMIDEKTLSNLGRSTDDTTAAFTAQQIGMTLDSTAGLRKIVEGSGGKFELGTGFLPRPSDAKEGGVVVGGASLYIMNNKSEAQQQAAWEFIKYLATPEVQANWSVATGYFPITTAAYNEQVLKDNMAKYPQFQTAVDQLHASADSTATSGALMGVFPEARQLVEGAIETVLNGQGTPQEALDAAAKQITDKIAQYNSTVKK, encoded by the coding sequence TTGAAAAAAAGAGGAACATTTGCATTAATGCTGGCAGCACTCATGTTGGTTATCTCAGCTTGCGGAACAAAAGCGGAAACAAGTAGCCCGGCGAGTGGCGCTCAAGCAGAAGCGGCTGCCGCCGAAACAACACAACTGACGTGGTGGCACTCCATGTCTGGCGCAGGGGAGAAAGCCATTAATCAACTCGCCTCTGATTTTAACGCCAGTCATCCGAACATTCAGGTGAAGCCCATCTATCAAGGGAAGTACGATGAGAGTCTGAACAAACTTAAAGCATCCATGGGCTCGGACAGCGGTCCTGACATTATCCAGGTCTACGAGATTGGCAGCAAATTCATGATTGATTCAGGCATGATTACGCCGGTACAACAGTTCATCGACAAGGATCAGTTCGATCTGTCCCAACTGGAACCAAACATCATCCGATATTACACGATTGATGGCAAATTGAATGCCATGCCGTTTAACACATCCAACCCGATCCTGTACTACAACAAGGATATGTTCAAAGCAGCAGGTCTGGACCCGGAGAACCCGCCGAAGACGTATGAAGAGTTTGAGCAGGCGGCGAAAGCATTGGCGAAAGACGGCAAGCCAGGTGCGTCCATGGCGATCTACGGCTGGTTCATGGAACAGTTCTTTGCAAACCAGAATGCAGATTATGTAAACAATGGTAACGGAAGAACGGAAGCAGCTACAGAGTCTCTGTTGAATTCCGAAGCAGGCGTGAAGACGTTAACGTGGTGGAAAAAGATGATCGACGAGAAAACCCTCTCCAATCTGGGGCGTAGCACAGACGATACAACAGCAGCATTTACCGCTCAGCAGATTGGTATGACTCTGGATTCCACGGCTGGCCTGCGCAAAATCGTGGAAGGTTCAGGTGGCAAGTTTGAACTGGGAACAGGCTTCCTGCCTCGTCCGTCAGATGCCAAAGAGGGTGGCGTTGTGGTTGGCGGAGCAAGCCTGTACATCATGAATAACAAATCGGAAGCGCAACAGCAAGCAGCATGGGAATTCATCAAGTATTTGGCTACACCAGAGGTGCAAGCGAACTGGAGCGTTGCGACAGGATATTTCCCTATTACGACAGCAGCCTACAATGAGCAAGTATTAAAGGATAATATGGCGAAGTACCCGCAATTCCAGACAGCCGTCGATCAATTGCACGCTTCCGCGGATTCGACAGCAACATCCGGGGCATTAATGGGTGTATTCCCTGAAGCGCGACAACTTGTCGAAGGAGCGATTGAAACGGTCCTGAATGGACAAGGTACACCGCAAGAAGCATTGGATGCAGCAGCCAAACAAATTACGGACAAAATTGCGCAGTATAACAGTACGGTGAAAAAATAA
- a CDS encoding DinB family protein, giving the protein MNGTLQIRDHLLTELETGVRTGASLIRLIRPEDWSYRPQENMRSLVELVHHFIQITASDLAIMQEKDEAEVGLVENSLLGIQDIEKLEATLWSNFESYKAYITGLNEEDYLNRSTKAFYMEHGHLQAQWQIETLTHVFHHRSQLYNYLKQQGHELNFFMLYA; this is encoded by the coding sequence ATGAATGGAACATTGCAGATTCGGGATCATTTGTTAACTGAACTGGAAACAGGAGTACGGACAGGGGCTTCGTTAATTCGATTGATCCGTCCGGAGGATTGGTCGTATCGTCCACAGGAGAATATGCGTTCATTGGTGGAGCTTGTACATCATTTTATCCAGATTACCGCATCGGACCTTGCCATCATGCAGGAAAAAGATGAAGCTGAGGTTGGACTCGTAGAGAATAGCCTGTTGGGGATTCAGGATATCGAGAAGCTTGAAGCAACATTGTGGAGTAATTTCGAATCCTACAAAGCCTATATCACGGGATTAAACGAAGAAGATTATCTGAACCGCTCTACCAAAGCTTTCTATATGGAACACGGTCACTTGCAGGCACAATGGCAGATTGAAACGTTAACGCATGTATTCCATCACCGCTCGCAGCTCTATAATTATCTGAAGCAGCAGGGCCATGAATTAAATTTCTTCATGCTGTATGCGTAG
- a CDS encoding APC family permease, protein MLGKMKRILIGKPMKSAELDGEKLGKWKALAILSSDALSSVAYGTEQILLVLVAAGFAALWYSVPISIAVLGLLVILIFSYRQTIFAYPTGGGAYIVAKDNLGTTSSLIAGGSLLVDYILTVAVSSSAGTDAITSAFPMLHDYSVVIALIMIVFLTIMNLRGVTESASVLAIPIYLFIFSIAILIISGGIKFLAGGMEAAAPEFGTSLSHVSMFLLLKAFSSGCSALTGVEAVSNAIPNFKQPAEKNAAGTLLLMGCILGAMFIGITLLAYGYGVKPDPKATVISQIAEATFGRGTMYFIIQGVTALILFLAANTAYSAFPLLSFMMAKDKFMPHAFMVRGDRLGFSNGIIFLSVMSALLVVGFKGNTESLIPLYAVGVFIPFTLSQLGMMIRWIKVKPSGWQMKLLVNTIGMLTTLSITLIFIFTKFTQTWVIFIFLPVVVYVFMRIHRHYCNIADELRIDIQVEKPAHKGNTIIIPVAGITRVVMNTISYAQTMSDHVVALYIGFDDEAIRKMEQKWEEWNPGVRLVVIKSRYRSIMGPLKKFIDTVEWKTAETDHITVLIPQFITKHWWQNVLHNQTSFMIRAYLINYKDVIVTTVPYHLNR, encoded by the coding sequence ATGCTTGGCAAAATGAAGAGAATCTTAATAGGCAAGCCAATGAAATCGGCTGAACTGGATGGAGAAAAATTGGGGAAATGGAAGGCGCTCGCCATCCTGTCCTCGGATGCCCTATCGTCCGTTGCCTACGGTACGGAACAGATTTTGCTGGTGCTCGTTGCGGCCGGATTCGCCGCCCTGTGGTACTCTGTTCCAATTTCCATCGCCGTGCTGGGATTACTCGTCATTTTAATTTTTTCCTATCGCCAGACGATATTTGCTTATCCAACAGGGGGCGGCGCTTATATCGTAGCCAAGGATAACCTGGGTACAACATCCAGTCTGATTGCCGGAGGATCTCTGCTGGTCGATTATATTTTGACCGTTGCGGTAAGTTCGTCCGCAGGCACGGATGCGATTACATCGGCTTTTCCTATGCTGCATGACTACAGTGTTGTGATTGCACTCATTATGATTGTTTTTCTAACCATTATGAATCTGCGGGGAGTGACGGAGTCGGCGTCTGTGCTGGCGATCCCCATCTATCTGTTTATCTTTTCGATTGCAATTCTGATTATCTCGGGTGGAATCAAATTTCTTGCCGGGGGCATGGAAGCAGCTGCACCAGAATTCGGAACAAGTCTATCCCATGTGAGTATGTTTCTGTTATTGAAAGCATTCAGCTCCGGATGTTCGGCCTTGACTGGCGTGGAAGCGGTAAGTAACGCGATCCCGAACTTCAAGCAGCCAGCCGAGAAAAATGCCGCGGGTACATTACTGCTTATGGGTTGTATATTAGGAGCCATGTTCATCGGTATCACCTTACTGGCTTATGGGTACGGAGTGAAGCCTGATCCCAAAGCAACGGTCATTTCCCAGATTGCTGAAGCGACGTTTGGCAGGGGCACGATGTATTTTATCATCCAGGGTGTAACGGCGCTGATCCTGTTCCTGGCTGCCAACACAGCATATTCGGCTTTTCCGCTGCTATCCTTCATGATGGCAAAAGATAAATTCATGCCACATGCATTTATGGTCAGAGGAGACCGCCTTGGTTTCTCGAACGGAATCATTTTTCTTAGTGTGATGTCTGCCTTACTGGTGGTTGGGTTCAAAGGAAATACGGAAAGCCTGATTCCGCTCTATGCGGTAGGGGTGTTCATTCCATTTACCCTGTCACAACTCGGTATGATGATTCGTTGGATCAAAGTCAAACCATCTGGCTGGCAGATGAAACTGCTCGTGAATACGATCGGTATGCTGACTACATTATCGATCACCCTGATCTTTATTTTCACCAAGTTCACGCAGACATGGGTCATTTTTATCTTTTTGCCGGTTGTTGTCTATGTGTTCATGCGTATTCACCGTCACTATTGCAACATTGCCGATGAGCTACGAATTGACATTCAGGTGGAAAAACCAGCCCACAAAGGCAATACCATCATCATTCCCGTTGCTGGCATTACCCGGGTCGTCATGAATACGATCAGTTATGCGCAGACGATGTCGGATCACGTGGTCGCGCTGTACATTGGATTCGATGATGAGGCGATACGCAAGATGGAGCAGAAGTGGGAAGAGTGGAATCCCGGTGTTCGTCTGGTCGTGATCAAATCGAGATACCGCAGTATTATGGGGCCGCTGAAGAAATTCATTGATACCGTGGAGTGGAAAACGGCCGAGACCGATCACATCACCGTATTGATTCCGCAATTCATCACCAAGCATTGGTGGCAAAATGTACTGCATAACCAGACCAGCTTCATGATCCGGGCCTATCTGATCAATTACAAAGACGTGATTGTCACCACGGTGCCCTATCATCTGAATCGTTAA
- a CDS encoding amidohydrolase family protein: MSQITAFVGALLIDGQGGEPVSDSVVLVENGKFIAAGAKATVPVPESAKLVDVTGKTVMPGLIDAHVHVHGAKNLNMAAVALEANELQMGRALQDLPKLINAGFTTVRDVGSHVAVYIRDLIKEGVVKGPRIKTSRHMLSQTGGHADIHMIPTELNMFTVCDGVPEVIKATRTQFREGADFIKVCSTGGVLSEKDDPRWSQFRLDELKAIVYEAEAVQSYVAAHAQGTQGIKNALEAGVRTIEHGIYIDEQGIGMMLDQKAVLVPTLAIVHRIIKEGHKYGVPEFGIRKAKSVYQEHIENMIIARKAGVTIAVGTDFCTCAPVEHGGNALELRLLVEDVGFTPMEAIVAATRDAARAMQMEAEIGTIEPGKAADLLVLNMNPLTDIGLLENTENIEQVYLSGERLK; the protein is encoded by the coding sequence ATGAGTCAAATTACTGCTTTTGTAGGTGCATTGTTGATTGATGGACAAGGTGGAGAGCCTGTTTCCGATAGTGTGGTCCTGGTTGAGAACGGAAAATTCATAGCTGCGGGTGCGAAGGCGACCGTTCCAGTTCCGGAAAGTGCCAAGCTTGTTGATGTAACAGGCAAAACGGTGATGCCCGGATTAATTGATGCCCATGTCCACGTGCATGGAGCCAAAAACCTGAATATGGCTGCGGTGGCGCTCGAAGCCAATGAACTTCAGATGGGAAGAGCACTTCAGGATCTGCCGAAACTGATCAACGCGGGCTTTACAACCGTCAGGGATGTAGGCAGCCACGTTGCTGTGTACATTCGTGATCTGATTAAGGAAGGTGTGGTGAAGGGGCCGCGAATTAAAACATCCCGTCATATGCTCTCTCAGACGGGTGGACATGCAGATATTCATATGATTCCAACGGAACTGAATATGTTTACCGTGTGTGACGGCGTTCCCGAAGTGATTAAGGCAACACGTACGCAGTTCCGTGAAGGGGCAGATTTCATTAAAGTGTGTTCCACAGGCGGGGTGCTTTCGGAGAAAGATGACCCTCGCTGGTCGCAATTCCGCTTGGATGAGCTGAAGGCGATCGTGTATGAAGCGGAAGCGGTACAGTCATATGTGGCTGCACATGCGCAAGGTACACAGGGGATCAAAAATGCGCTGGAAGCGGGCGTGCGCACGATTGAACACGGAATCTACATTGATGAACAAGGTATTGGCATGATGCTGGATCAAAAGGCGGTTCTGGTTCCAACGTTGGCCATTGTACATCGGATTATCAAAGAAGGGCATAAATACGGTGTTCCCGAATTTGGCATCCGCAAAGCCAAAAGTGTATATCAGGAGCATATTGAGAACATGATTATTGCACGTAAGGCAGGCGTAACCATTGCAGTAGGGACAGATTTCTGCACGTGTGCACCTGTTGAACATGGCGGGAATGCACTCGAACTGCGATTGCTTGTGGAAGATGTTGGATTTACGCCGATGGAAGCGATTGTTGCTGCAACACGAGATGCAGCAAGAGCGATGCAGATGGAAGCGGAGATCGGCACGATTGAGCCGGGGAAAGCTGCTGATCTGCTGGTATTAAATATGAATCCGTTAACGGATATCGGACTGCTCGAAAACACAGAGAATATCGAACAGGTCTATTTATCAGGTGAACGCTTGAAATAA
- a CDS encoding carbohydrate ABC transporter permease, which translates to MSARWTKTLLYGALTICAALVLYPVMYTFFMAVMTPEDASAYPPHIIPNSIDLSNFSEVFDIVPIGRFIGNTFLVAGLTTLGQLITASMAAYAFAKMQFKGKNVIFSMFVATMMIPWEVTMIPNYLTIRSWGWLDSYQGLTVPFLATAFGTFLLRQFFMQLPKELFEAARIDGCGHIRYFISHVLPLSRPALGTLAIYSFLSMYNSYLWPLLVTNTPEMRTAQIGISMLEFQESTAWNLVFAGTAMVILPSLLLLIFGLKQLVRGMAAGALKG; encoded by the coding sequence ATGAGTGCGAGATGGACAAAAACGCTGTTGTACGGAGCACTGACCATTTGTGCGGCACTGGTACTGTATCCGGTGATGTATACCTTTTTCATGGCTGTCATGACGCCAGAAGATGCGAGCGCTTATCCGCCGCATATCATTCCGAATTCCATCGATCTGTCCAACTTTAGCGAAGTATTCGATATTGTTCCGATCGGTCGATTTATCGGCAATACCTTCCTTGTCGCAGGACTGACGACACTTGGTCAATTGATTACAGCGAGTATGGCAGCCTATGCTTTTGCGAAAATGCAGTTCAAAGGCAAAAACGTTATCTTCAGCATGTTTGTCGCTACGATGATGATTCCATGGGAAGTGACGATGATCCCGAATTACCTCACGATTCGCAGCTGGGGCTGGCTGGATAGTTACCAGGGGCTTACGGTGCCATTTCTGGCGACAGCGTTTGGTACATTCCTGCTCAGACAGTTCTTCATGCAGCTGCCCAAGGAGTTGTTCGAAGCAGCGAGGATCGATGGTTGTGGTCATATTCGTTATTTCATATCGCATGTTCTGCCTTTGTCCCGTCCGGCACTTGGAACACTGGCAATCTATTCATTCTTAAGCATGTACAATTCGTATCTCTGGCCGTTGCTGGTGACCAATACACCGGAGATGAGAACCGCACAGATCGGGATCTCGATGCTGGAGTTCCAGGAATCCACAGCGTGGAATCTGGTATTTGCCGGAACCGCAATGGTGATTCTACCATCCTTACTACTCCTGATCTTCGGCTTGAAACAGCTTGTCCGCGGAATGGCCGCAGGCGCGTTGAAGGGGTAA
- a CDS encoding GNAT family N-acetyltransferase has protein sequence MNRTILFETERLECATWNEGDRALAFALWGDHEVAKWISSNGSLSEDEVEARLTQEIQRQQEAGVQYWPFFEKESEVFVGCCGLRPYSPEEDIYELGFHLTRDHWGKGYAQEAAQAVIDYAFDEKNVKALFAGHHPDNEVSRHILIKLGFEYTGDERYEPTGNMHPSYMLRK, from the coding sequence ATGAACAGAACCATTTTATTTGAAACCGAACGGCTGGAGTGTGCCACGTGGAACGAAGGGGATCGTGCACTGGCATTTGCGCTTTGGGGTGATCATGAGGTTGCCAAATGGATTAGCAGCAATGGATCATTGAGTGAGGATGAAGTAGAAGCGAGATTAACACAGGAGATTCAAAGGCAACAGGAAGCGGGGGTGCAGTATTGGCCTTTCTTTGAGAAAGAGTCGGAGGTGTTTGTTGGTTGCTGCGGTCTGCGTCCGTATTCGCCAGAAGAGGATATCTATGAACTGGGATTTCATCTAACCCGGGATCACTGGGGGAAAGGGTATGCGCAGGAAGCTGCACAGGCGGTGATTGATTATGCGTTTGACGAAAAGAACGTGAAGGCACTGTTTGCCGGACATCATCCGGATAATGAAGTGTCACGTCATATCTTGATCAAGCTGGGATTCGAGTATACAGGTGATGAACGCTATGAACCCACCGGAAATATGCATCCATCATATATGCTGCGAAAATAA
- the rhaD gene encoding rhamnulose-1-phosphate aldolase, with translation MNVTLTNANTQAAGFDIPFVREMAEITQHMWKNGWDERNGGNVSYLLEEEEVAPYIDIHHVIRKIKPAFSVQELAGKYFIVTASGKYFKNVLADPESNLGLLRVSQDGQELEVLWGLKSGANPTSELPTHFMSHIERLKLDPNHRVVMHNHATHVLAMTFIHELDEARFTKTLWQMCTECVVVFPDGIGIIPWMIPGSNEIGRETAEKMKEYHAVIWPQHGIFGTGTTIDEAFGLIETIEKAAQVYMLVAGHEIRQRITDEQLITLAQAFGVTPRLGILDS, from the coding sequence ATGAACGTGACCCTTACCAACGCCAACACACAGGCTGCAGGTTTCGATATTCCATTTGTTCGAGAGATGGCGGAGATTACACAACATATGTGGAAGAATGGCTGGGATGAGCGCAATGGAGGCAATGTCAGCTATCTGCTGGAGGAAGAGGAAGTAGCACCATATATCGATATCCATCATGTGATCCGCAAGATCAAACCAGCATTTTCGGTGCAGGAGCTGGCAGGCAAGTATTTTATCGTGACAGCATCGGGTAAATATTTCAAAAATGTACTCGCTGATCCGGAGAGTAATCTAGGGTTGCTGCGTGTATCGCAAGATGGACAGGAGCTGGAAGTGCTCTGGGGATTGAAGTCGGGGGCGAATCCAACCAGTGAATTACCTACACATTTTATGAGCCATATTGAACGTTTGAAATTGGACCCGAACCATCGGGTGGTCATGCACAACCATGCCACTCATGTATTGGCCATGACGTTTATCCACGAATTGGATGAGGCCAGATTTACGAAGACCCTCTGGCAGATGTGCACCGAGTGTGTAGTTGTATTCCCGGATGGCATTGGCATTATTCCATGGATGATTCCTGGATCGAACGAGATAGGCCGCGAAACGGCGGAGAAAATGAAAGAATACCACGCGGTCATCTGGCCGCAACATGGCATCTTTGGAACAGGTACAACGATTGACGAGGCTTTTGGTCTGATTGAGACGATTGAGAAGGCAGCCCAAGTGTATATGCTGGTTGCTGGTCACGAGATCCGGCAGAGAATTACGGATGAGCAGCTGATCACCCTGGCGCAAGCGTTTGGCGTAACCCCTCGTCTCGGCATTTTGGACAGCTAA